One genomic segment of Intestinimonas butyriciproducens includes these proteins:
- a CDS encoding ABC transporter ATP-binding protein: protein MMTYDRIKSIKEYMVQLIKGKIKYEEFWALKDVSFEVQKGEVIGIIGHNGAGKSTLLKVISGILKPTGGELEVHGNIVPMLELGSGFDTDLTGRENIFLNGAILGYSEEYLKAKYDEIVAFSGLGKFIDVPIRNYSSGMLMRLAFSIATVVDPDILIVDEILAVGDADFQEKSKARMKEMMGGGTTVLFVSHSLEQIREMCDRVIWLDHGQVKMHGNTQEVCDAYEAGRNDG, encoded by the coding sequence ATGATGACCTATGACCGCATCAAGAGCATCAAGGAATATATGGTGCAGTTGATAAAGGGCAAAATCAAGTATGAAGAATTCTGGGCACTGAAGGATGTCAGCTTTGAAGTGCAAAAAGGAGAGGTCATCGGCATCATTGGCCATAACGGTGCGGGCAAATCCACCTTATTAAAAGTCATTTCGGGCATTCTGAAACCCACCGGTGGAGAACTGGAGGTTCATGGGAATATTGTTCCGATGCTGGAGCTTGGCAGCGGTTTCGATACTGACCTGACCGGCCGGGAAAATATCTTTCTCAACGGCGCTATTCTGGGCTATTCCGAGGAATACCTGAAAGCCAAGTATGATGAGATCGTAGCGTTTTCAGGGCTGGGTAAATTCATTGATGTGCCGATACGAAACTATTCATCGGGAATGTTGATGCGCTTGGCGTTTTCCATTGCAACCGTGGTGGATCCGGATATTTTAATTGTAGATGAGATTCTGGCTGTGGGCGACGCCGACTTTCAGGAAAAGAGCAAAGCGAGGATGAAAGAGATGATGGGCGGCGGCACAACCGTGCTGTTTGTATCGCATAGCTTGGAGCAAATTCGGGAGATGTGCGATCGGGTCATCTGGTTGGATCACGGGCAGGTAAAAATGCATGGAAATACGCAGGAAGTTTGCGATGCGTATGAAGCGGGGAGAAATGACGGATGA
- a CDS encoding GBS Bsp-like repeat-containing protein, whose amino-acid sequence MYSKTNDQHGRIKQYLPLAIKYGFSIIITFYTYFSNKDPYYFALSLLELCAIILLSNILLAYKKTIGHIAHFLLLLIYNLQTIVMKFGGSFTSLIMVTNLAMFRDLKGKFGDYILVAIPLVICTLIPGREFPMKKNAMMAGSALIIVISVVSVSVFEGKYSPVYNLCQLAVSYKDYKNTVSQIENLTSDSMQFYRSGIENGMQKPDELPEKPNVILIFTEGLSRNVILDDRNIMPNVRQFESESLHFENYYNHSFATFRGLIGQLYSGYQFDDLDSNRLISLQSIFKENGYHTSFINTEPSNVEFSDYLAGFQFDDLITGEVSANEAGTMDIYIQDKDAYELLFDTVMDQHQIGQPFFAAIYTFGTHVSLDSPHEQYGDGKDALLNKFYNTDVQFGKFLERFKASELLDDTVIVFTADHATYEDDDFLKTFSEYERQLPTLDKIPLCIYHKGVKAEAFNACGRNSLDLAPTVLDYLDMSAPNYFLGSSLFASIAETGIEYDTIYHHPSFVVSTKGAVIKGLNEEQYADFYEKLMAYTAVKGSDEIAVQLSEKYLSGSVSENCSTLNVVLKTDDESANIWFPVWSEENDQDDLTWYKAEYNEAAREWRCTVNLTQHGSKGTYLIHAYTGDTKPEKRIAATSVYVSQYPPYHLEATVSEGGKTVDVSLSQAGDYDEILFPIWSVADDQDDLVWYCPEKSSDGTWKMTVNISDHCRTIPDELIIHVYGKMNDQETPDFLTSSHVNISERVKD is encoded by the coding sequence ATGTATAGTAAAACAAATGATCAGCATGGACGTATCAAACAATATCTGCCATTGGCGATTAAATATGGTTTTTCGATTATAATTACCTTTTATACCTACTTTTCTAACAAGGACCCATATTACTTTGCATTAAGCCTGCTCGAGTTGTGCGCGATTATCCTACTCTCGAATATATTGCTTGCATACAAAAAAACAATTGGACATATTGCGCATTTTCTATTGCTGCTTATTTATAATCTCCAGACCATTGTAATGAAGTTTGGAGGTTCATTTACATCGCTCATCATGGTGACAAACCTTGCGATGTTTCGGGATTTGAAAGGAAAGTTCGGAGACTATATCCTAGTTGCGATACCGTTGGTGATATGCACATTGATTCCGGGCAGGGAGTTTCCGATGAAAAAGAACGCGATGATGGCCGGATCAGCTTTGATCATAGTGATTAGTGTTGTTTCTGTGAGCGTATTTGAAGGAAAATATTCACCCGTGTACAACTTGTGTCAGCTTGCAGTTAGCTATAAAGACTATAAAAACACAGTATCGCAGATTGAAAATCTGACCTCGGACAGTATGCAGTTTTACAGGTCGGGAATTGAAAATGGAATGCAGAAACCGGATGAATTGCCCGAAAAGCCAAATGTGATCCTGATATTTACAGAGGGCTTATCGAGGAATGTCATATTGGATGACAGGAACATTATGCCCAATGTGCGGCAATTCGAATCGGAATCGTTGCATTTCGAGAACTATTATAACCATTCGTTCGCGACTTTCAGAGGCTTGATCGGGCAGCTTTATTCTGGATATCAATTTGATGATCTGGACAGTAATCGACTGATTTCGCTGCAAAGCATCTTCAAGGAAAACGGATATCACACATCCTTTATCAATACTGAGCCATCAAATGTAGAGTTTTCGGATTATCTGGCAGGCTTTCAGTTTGACGATTTGATTACGGGTGAAGTTTCTGCCAATGAAGCAGGAACGATGGATATTTATATTCAAGACAAAGATGCGTATGAGTTGCTGTTTGATACTGTGATGGACCAGCATCAAATTGGACAACCGTTTTTCGCAGCAATCTACACATTTGGAACACATGTGTCTCTGGATAGCCCGCATGAACAGTATGGGGACGGAAAAGACGCGCTGCTAAACAAATTTTATAATACAGACGTTCAGTTCGGCAAATTCCTGGAGAGGTTCAAAGCAAGCGAGCTCTTAGATGATACAGTGATCGTTTTTACGGCAGATCATGCAACCTATGAAGATGATGACTTTTTGAAGACATTTTCCGAATATGAGAGACAGTTACCAACGCTGGATAAGATCCCACTATGTATTTACCATAAGGGAGTGAAGGCGGAGGCTTTCAATGCATGTGGACGGAACTCGTTGGATCTGGCGCCAACTGTATTGGATTATCTGGATATGTCTGCCCCAAATTATTTCCTTGGAAGTAGTTTGTTCGCTTCGATTGCTGAGACGGGGATAGAATATGACACGATATACCATCATCCATCGTTTGTGGTGAGCACAAAGGGAGCAGTAATTAAAGGACTGAACGAGGAGCAGTATGCAGACTTTTATGAAAAGCTTATGGCGTATACTGCGGTGAAAGGTTCTGATGAAATTGCTGTGCAACTGAGTGAAAAATATCTTTCAGGGAGTGTTTCGGAGAATTGCAGCACTCTAAATGTTGTTTTGAAAACAGACGATGAGAGTGCGAATATATGGTTCCCTGTGTGGAGTGAAGAAAATGACCAAGATGATCTGACATGGTATAAGGCCGAGTATAATGAAGCGGCCAGGGAGTGGCGCTGCACTGTTAATCTGACGCAGCACGGCAGTAAGGGTACTTATTTGATCCACGCATATACCGGTGATACTAAGCCAGAGAAGCGGATTGCGGCAACGAGTGTGTATGTATCACAGTATCCGCCGTACCATCTTGAGGCAACAGTCTCTGAAGGCGGAAAAACCGTTGATGTTTCTCTCAGTCAGGCCGGAGATTACGATGAGATATTGTTTCCGATTTGGAGTGTGGCAGACGACCAGGATGATCTGGTATGGTATTGCCCGGAGAAAAGCAGTGACGGCACATGGAAAATGACGGTAAACATTTCCGACCATTGTAGGACGATACCGGATGAGCTGATCATTCATGTCTATGGGAAGATGAATGACCAAGAAACGCCGGACTTTTTGACATCTTCTCATGTGAACATTTCGGAGAGGGTAAAGGATTAG
- a CDS encoding ABC transporter permease: protein MAQRVEAISEGDNGKRMSIQSLKKGCCMVVAAYVTLAILFYWIGGDQLRYRDISSDMLTASNPVGEITKDTVLTQQISVEGEELASLTFRGGTYARQNSGNLAIEVCSDGQVLASQSFDISAMADNAEFNISFEPTVELPNHTAELRITAPECVPGNAVTLYSGNTMSTVRNQVTVQLSETERVYVNGTAMDGALCMVIRSREHLWFGTYYWYLAGAVLVCLLVYCGYLVNGLKRGKQRMMLNVCAAFTRYRYLMKQLVSRDFKTKYKRSVLGILWSFLNPLLTMMVQYIVFSTLFKSDIPNFSVYLLTGIVCFSFFSEATTMSLTSIVGNASLITKVYVPKYIYPLTRVTSSSINFGLSLIPLLVVLLITRTPIRPAILLLPFGVFCLFALALGIGMLLAAAMVFFRDTQFLWGVLSMLWMYATPIFYPESIIPEKFVLLFKCNPLYHIIRFIRIILINGVSPEPKAYALALIASIVPLLIGAAVFKKTQDRFVLNI from the coding sequence GTGGCACAACGCGTTGAAGCGATATCTGAAGGAGATAACGGAAAACGCATGAGTATACAATCGTTAAAAAAAGGCTGCTGCATGGTTGTGGCAGCGTACGTGACCCTGGCGATACTGTTTTATTGGATTGGCGGCGATCAGCTGCGCTATCGGGATATTTCCTCGGATATGCTGACGGCAAGCAATCCAGTGGGGGAGATTACAAAAGATACAGTCCTCACGCAGCAAATCTCTGTAGAAGGAGAAGAACTGGCGAGCCTGACTTTCCGGGGAGGCACTTATGCCCGGCAGAACAGCGGGAACTTGGCCATTGAAGTTTGTTCTGATGGACAAGTGTTGGCAAGCCAGAGCTTCGATATTTCTGCGATGGCAGACAACGCTGAATTTAATATTTCTTTTGAACCGACGGTCGAATTGCCGAATCATACGGCAGAACTGCGTATCACTGCACCAGAGTGTGTACCCGGGAATGCAGTGACCCTATACAGCGGCAATACTATGTCCACGGTTCGGAACCAGGTAACTGTGCAGCTGTCTGAAACGGAGAGGGTCTATGTCAACGGAACAGCGATGGATGGCGCCCTGTGCATGGTGATCCGCAGCCGGGAACATTTATGGTTTGGTACTTACTATTGGTATCTGGCAGGTGCTGTATTGGTTTGCCTGTTGGTTTACTGCGGCTATTTGGTAAATGGACTGAAACGCGGCAAACAGAGGATGATGCTGAATGTCTGTGCGGCGTTTACCAGATATCGTTATCTGATGAAGCAGTTGGTTTCCCGGGATTTTAAAACCAAATATAAGCGATCAGTACTTGGCATTTTGTGGAGCTTTCTAAATCCGCTGTTGACGATGATGGTGCAGTACATCGTGTTCTCCACGCTGTTTAAGTCAGACATCCCAAATTTCTCGGTGTATCTACTGACTGGTATTGTGTGCTTCAGCTTTTTCAGCGAAGCTACGACTATGTCTTTGACTTCCATTGTAGGTAATGCTTCGCTGATCACGAAAGTATATGTGCCGAAATATATTTACCCACTGACTCGGGTAACATCATCCTCAATCAACTTTGGACTGTCATTGATACCGTTGCTGGTGGTGTTACTTATTACGCGGACACCGATACGTCCTGCTATCCTATTATTGCCGTTTGGTGTTTTCTGCCTGTTTGCGCTGGCGCTGGGCATTGGTATGCTGCTGGCAGCCGCCATGGTATTCTTTCGGGATACTCAATTTTTGTGGGGTGTTTTGAGTATGCTGTGGATGTACGCAACACCGATTTTTTACCCCGAGAGCATCATACCGGAAAAGTTTGTGTTGCTGTTTAAGTGCAATCCATTATATCACATTATTCGGTTTATCCGGATTATTCTGATTAACGGTGTCTCCCCTGAACCGAAGGCATATGCACTGGCCCTCATCGCTTCGATAGTTCCACTGTTGATTGGTGCCGCGGTATTCAAGAAAACGCAGGATCGATTTGTGCTCAATATTTAA
- a CDS encoding glycosyltransferase, whose product MKTGKPQISVLMAVYEPRMDWLKEQLLSLNAQTYPNLKLYIRDDCSPAVPFEEIQSCVQDCIRAFPYEIRRNEENLGSNGTFERLTQEAEGDCFAYCDQDDVWLPEKLEVLEKTITGSGALLVCSDMHIIDSNGDQTADSITKVRRHHKFMSGKGLAKDLLVSNFVTGCTMLVQAAMAKAAIPFCPYMVHDHYIALWCAERGEVISLPQQLVNYRLHAGNQTNLMAGVKDKASYGKVRIDLMLARMQWLKDYFPCSKELKQTINDALVWARARKQNWEHHGGTRLVWKYRRFSILPSVSEMVLKYVPDSLFMKTIQLARKNYI is encoded by the coding sequence ATGAAAACTGGCAAACCGCAGATTTCTGTTCTCATGGCGGTCTATGAGCCACGCATGGACTGGTTGAAAGAACAGTTGCTGTCGCTAAATGCACAGACATATCCAAACCTAAAACTCTATATTCGGGATGACTGCTCTCCCGCGGTGCCGTTTGAGGAGATACAGTCCTGCGTGCAGGACTGTATCCGTGCGTTTCCCTATGAGATCAGGCGCAACGAGGAAAACCTGGGTTCCAACGGCACCTTTGAGCGGCTGACGCAGGAGGCGGAGGGCGATTGCTTTGCCTACTGCGATCAGGACGATGTGTGGCTGCCGGAAAAGTTGGAGGTGCTGGAAAAGACCATTACGGGAAGCGGCGCCTTGCTGGTTTGTTCGGATATGCACATCATCGACAGCAACGGTGATCAGACTGCGGACAGCATTACAAAGGTGAGAAGACATCATAAGTTCATGAGTGGCAAGGGCCTCGCCAAGGATTTGCTGGTTTCTAACTTTGTAACAGGATGTACGATGTTGGTACAAGCTGCCATGGCTAAAGCAGCGATTCCATTTTGCCCGTATATGGTGCATGATCATTATATTGCCCTGTGGTGCGCGGAGCGGGGAGAAGTCATTTCGTTGCCGCAGCAGTTGGTAAATTACCGGCTCCACGCCGGAAACCAGACAAATTTAATGGCTGGCGTGAAGGACAAAGCCAGCTATGGAAAAGTGCGGATCGACTTGATGTTAGCAAGGATGCAATGGCTGAAAGACTATTTCCCGTGCAGCAAGGAATTAAAACAGACAATCAATGATGCGCTTGTCTGGGCGCGGGCCAGGAAGCAAAACTGGGAACATCACGGCGGGACTAGGCTGGTATGGAAATACCGGCGGTTCAGCATCCTTCCGTCCGTTTCCGAAATGGTTTTGAAATATGTTCCGGACAGCTTGTTTATGAAGACGATACAGCTGGCACGGAAGAATTATATATGA
- a CDS encoding methyltransferase domain-containing protein — protein MSETYNFDYYHNCCGPIAYEKADYWVSFFGAIADRIVRDLHPRTVLDAGCAMGYLVAALRDRGVEAYGIDISKYAISKVREDIRPYCVVGSITESLPKELPQKYDLVVTIEVLEHLHAEEGEKAIQNLCTLSDTILFSSTPNDFKEETHVNVQQKEYWACLFAQNGFLNDLSYRPTYITAYASCFVKKSDWLRQVESYERVIARCESSPAMKNKEWISKVYFDMGSGMSEKFCTSFLTEMGVRFSQRISLPQGCKAVRFDPVEGMGCLVWNINARTENMFVPVKYCNGTVLDDVLACKPNDPQIYFKEFDQQHQYLELSAEILPLGQDGWMRFCESVEEVLDKGEQLRADLRQKEKELSERNEEFERWQAEAEAEKQLQREQQKQAARELKEEQEQAVRELKEQSDRFAADTETLQKELLALQQEVDARNAEIQDYSNLVAYERQEAAKVAEAYRVISTSTFWKLTKPGRVIVDILKKVFFRPIKKVFSSLRAFGLRETLKKIKRKLTGQPQPQLQPVIQMPAVSPTNIRRNPTTGNPVDGIQTILVDEDVKRLNLVTDTIDASSLLGGVATALIVATEFANRYDYELRIITRNTETNPVNYANIMKISGVQPARKLSFYSDYERFNKPVDFRMEISPNDLFFATSWWSAEAIKNTTIRPRFFYIIQEVETFFYNYGGERLLCEKIMEDPNIDYIINSHYLKDYFIENNPHITDHGCYFEPAFPSELYSKKAFADKKKYKLFFYARPNNPRNLYTVGVELLQKAVDRGVLDLTEWDVYCVGQNAPVIHFSTGKDSINMGQLSWTEYAKFLTDVDLGLCLMYTPHPSYPPFDVASSGGVVLTNKMLNKQTFDMCRNVIMADLDEEAFMKGFEKAVALAKDMEHRKQNYESNTIPRSWSAVLDDTMTFMGEACENV, from the coding sequence ATGAGTGAAACTTATAATTTTGATTACTATCACAATTGCTGCGGTCCGATTGCGTATGAAAAGGCAGACTACTGGGTCAGTTTTTTTGGCGCGATAGCGGATCGGATCGTACGCGATCTTCATCCGCGGACGGTGCTTGACGCCGGATGCGCGATGGGATATTTGGTCGCAGCATTGCGTGACCGGGGTGTAGAAGCGTATGGAATCGATATATCGAAATATGCGATTTCCAAAGTGCGCGAAGATATACGGCCGTATTGCGTCGTGGGATCGATCACCGAGTCGCTGCCGAAGGAGCTGCCGCAAAAGTATGATTTGGTGGTAACGATTGAAGTCCTGGAGCATCTGCATGCGGAAGAAGGCGAAAAGGCGATTCAAAACTTATGCACGCTGTCTGATACCATTCTTTTCTCATCAACACCCAATGATTTTAAAGAAGAAACGCATGTAAATGTTCAGCAAAAGGAGTATTGGGCCTGCCTGTTTGCCCAAAATGGATTTTTAAATGATCTGTCATATCGGCCGACCTATATAACCGCCTATGCGTCTTGCTTCGTGAAGAAGTCGGATTGGTTGCGGCAGGTGGAGAGTTATGAGCGTGTTATCGCACGCTGCGAAAGCAGTCCTGCGATGAAAAACAAGGAATGGATCAGCAAGGTATATTTTGACATGGGGAGCGGAATGAGCGAGAAATTCTGCACTTCCTTTCTAACCGAAATGGGCGTTCGATTTTCGCAGAGAATTTCCCTGCCCCAAGGATGCAAAGCGGTTCGCTTCGACCCTGTGGAGGGAATGGGGTGTTTGGTCTGGAATATCAACGCCAGAACCGAGAATATGTTTGTGCCGGTAAAGTACTGCAATGGTACGGTTCTGGACGATGTATTGGCGTGCAAACCTAACGATCCCCAGATATATTTTAAAGAGTTTGATCAGCAGCACCAATATCTTGAACTCAGTGCGGAAATTCTGCCGCTAGGGCAGGACGGCTGGATGCGTTTTTGCGAGTCCGTGGAAGAAGTGCTGGATAAAGGAGAACAACTGCGGGCAGACCTCCGGCAAAAAGAGAAAGAACTCAGTGAACGCAATGAGGAATTTGAACGCTGGCAGGCAGAGGCCGAAGCAGAAAAACAGCTGCAAAGAGAGCAGCAGAAACAGGCCGCCCGTGAGCTGAAGGAGGAGCAGGAGCAGGCTGTCCGTGAGCTGAAAGAGCAGTCAGATCGCTTTGCTGCTGATACGGAGACGCTCCAAAAGGAGCTGCTCGCCCTGCAGCAGGAAGTCGACGCGCGCAATGCGGAAATTCAAGATTACAGCAATCTGGTTGCTTATGAGCGCCAGGAGGCCGCAAAGGTCGCGGAGGCTTATCGTGTGATCTCGACCAGTACGTTTTGGAAGTTGACGAAGCCGGGACGAGTCATCGTAGATATTTTGAAAAAGGTTTTCTTCAGACCGATAAAAAAAGTATTTTCTTCACTGAGAGCATTTGGCCTGCGCGAGACTCTGAAAAAGATCAAGCGAAAACTGACCGGACAGCCGCAGCCGCAGCTTCAGCCTGTAATACAGATGCCTGCTGTTTCGCCCACAAATATCAGAAGGAATCCTACTACTGGAAATCCGGTGGATGGTATTCAGACGATTTTGGTCGATGAGGATGTAAAGCGGCTTAATCTAGTGACGGACACGATCGATGCATCCTCTTTGCTGGGCGGCGTGGCGACGGCACTGATCGTAGCAACAGAGTTCGCAAACCGCTATGATTATGAGTTGCGTATCATTACCCGAAATACCGAGACAAATCCCGTGAATTACGCGAATATCATGAAGATCAGCGGGGTTCAGCCGGCGAGGAAGCTGAGCTTTTACAGCGATTATGAACGTTTCAATAAACCTGTAGATTTTCGTATGGAGATCAGCCCCAACGATCTGTTCTTTGCGACGTCCTGGTGGAGCGCTGAAGCGATCAAAAATACTACGATCCGTCCGCGTTTCTTTTACATTATTCAAGAAGTGGAAACTTTCTTCTACAATTACGGCGGTGAGCGGCTGCTGTGCGAGAAGATCATGGAGGATCCCAACATTGATTACATTATCAACTCGCACTATCTGAAGGATTATTTCATTGAAAACAATCCTCACATCACCGATCACGGCTGCTATTTCGAACCGGCCTTTCCGAGTGAGCTGTACAGCAAGAAGGCGTTCGCAGACAAGAAAAAATATAAACTGTTTTTCTATGCGCGTCCCAATAACCCCCGCAATCTTTATACCGTGGGTGTTGAATTGCTGCAAAAGGCGGTGGATCGCGGCGTCCTTGACCTGACGGAATGGGATGTCTACTGTGTCGGACAGAATGCGCCGGTCATTCACTTCTCGACGGGAAAAGACTCAATCAACATGGGACAGCTTTCCTGGACGGAATACGCAAAATTCCTCACTGATGTAGATTTGGGTCTGTGCCTGATGTATACGCCGCACCCCAGCTATCCGCCATTTGATGTGGCCAGTTCCGGCGGTGTGGTACTGACCAATAAAATGCTCAATAAGCAGACATTTGATATGTGCCGGAATGTTATTATGGCCGATCTGGATGAGGAAGCCTTTATGAAGGGCTTTGAGAAGGCTGTGGCGCTGGCAAAGGATATGGAGCACAGAAAGCAGAACTACGAGAGCAATACGATTCCGCGCAGTTGGAGCGCCGTATTGGATGATACCATGACCTTTATGGGAGAGGCGTGCGAGAATGTATAA
- the rfbD gene encoding dTDP-4-dehydrorhamnose reductase, whose translation MKVLVTGVSGQLGYDVCKELTKRNIEHLGTASKDLDIVDKAAVEALMREFQPDAVIHCAAYTKVDLAEDEQEKCWAVNVDGTRNVAAACRELGVKMVYISTDYVFPGTGEKFYEPTDPVGPVNTYGRSKLAGELVVQSLLEQYFIVRISWVFGKNGNNFVKTMLRLAETRTELNVVSDQIGSPTYTADLAPLLCDMVQTEKYGVYHVTNEGTCSWAEFAKAIFELEGKQVTVHPIPTSEYPTRAVRPLNSRMSKEQLQERGFVCLPRWHNALKRYLKEITENA comes from the coding sequence ATGAAAGTTTTGGTGACAGGCGTCAGCGGCCAACTGGGCTATGACGTTTGCAAAGAATTGACCAAGCGGAATATCGAGCATCTGGGAACTGCTTCCAAGGACTTGGATATTGTGGACAAGGCCGCGGTTGAAGCCCTGATGCGGGAGTTTCAGCCGGATGCCGTCATCCACTGTGCGGCTTATACCAAGGTGGACTTAGCAGAGGATGAGCAGGAAAAGTGCTGGGCGGTCAATGTGGATGGCACCAGGAATGTTGCCGCTGCGTGCCGGGAACTGGGCGTGAAGATGGTGTATATCTCCACGGATTATGTGTTTCCCGGAACTGGCGAGAAGTTCTATGAGCCGACAGACCCAGTGGGGCCGGTGAATACCTACGGCAGAAGTAAGTTGGCTGGAGAACTGGTTGTGCAGAGCCTGTTGGAGCAGTATTTCATCGTTCGAATCTCCTGGGTGTTCGGGAAAAACGGGAATAACTTTGTGAAAACGATGCTCCGTCTGGCTGAAACCAGAACGGAGCTGAATGTGGTTTCGGATCAGATTGGTTCTCCGACCTATACAGCGGATCTGGCGCCTCTGCTGTGCGATATGGTGCAGACGGAGAAATATGGTGTCTACCATGTGACTAATGAGGGAACCTGTTCCTGGGCGGAGTTTGCTAAGGCAATTTTTGAACTGGAGGGAAAACAGGTGACTGTGCATCCGATTCCTACCAGTGAATACCCCACCCGGGCCGTCCGGCCGTTGAATTCCAGAATGAGCAAGGAGCAGCTACAAGAAAGAGGATTTGTATGCCTTCCTCGGTGGCACAACGCGTTGAAGCGATATCTGAAGGAGATAACGGAAAACGCATGA
- the rfbB gene encoding dTDP-glucose 4,6-dehydratase has protein sequence MTVIVTGGAGFIGSNFIYYMLKNHPEDRVVCVDCLTYAGNLSTLKEAMEHPNFRFCKINICDREAVYGLFEEEHPDVAINFAAESHVDRSIENPEVFLQTNILGTAVMMDACRKYGIQRYHQVSTDEVYGDLPLDRPDLFFTEETPIHTSSPYSSSKAAADLLVLAYHRTYGLPVTISRCSNNYGPYHFPEKLIPLMIANALADKPLPVYGEGLNVRDWLYVEDHCRAIDLIVRKGRVGEVYNVGGHNEMRNIDIVKLICRELGKPESLITHVTDRKGHDMRYAIDPTKIHNELGWLPETKFADGIKKTIRWYLENREWWENIISGEYQNYYERMYGNR, from the coding sequence ATGACTGTGATCGTGACCGGCGGCGCCGGCTTTATTGGAAGCAATTTCATCTACTATATGCTGAAAAACCACCCGGAGGACCGGGTGGTTTGCGTGGACTGCCTGACCTACGCGGGCAATTTGTCCACGCTGAAAGAGGCCATGGAGCATCCCAACTTCCGGTTCTGTAAGATCAACATCTGCGACCGGGAGGCGGTATACGGCCTCTTTGAGGAAGAGCATCCCGATGTGGCCATTAACTTTGCGGCGGAGAGCCATGTGGACCGGTCCATTGAGAACCCGGAGGTGTTCCTCCAGACCAATATCCTGGGCACCGCCGTCATGATGGACGCCTGCCGGAAATACGGCATCCAGCGGTATCATCAGGTTTCCACGGACGAGGTCTACGGCGACCTGCCTCTGGACCGACCGGATCTGTTCTTTACCGAGGAGACCCCCATCCACACCAGCAGCCCCTATTCCTCCTCCAAGGCGGCAGCGGACCTGCTGGTGCTGGCCTACCACCGGACCTATGGCCTGCCGGTGACCATCTCCCGCTGCTCCAACAACTATGGCCCCTATCATTTCCCCGAAAAGCTGATCCCGCTGATGATCGCCAACGCCCTGGCGGATAAGCCCCTGCCGGTATACGGCGAGGGTTTGAATGTCCGGGACTGGCTGTATGTGGAGGATCACTGCCGGGCCATCGATCTGATCGTCCGGAAGGGCCGTGTGGGTGAGGTCTACAACGTGGGCGGCCACAACGAGATGCGAAATATCGACATCGTGAAGCTGATCTGCAGGGAGCTGGGCAAGCCAGAGAGCCTGATCACCCATGTGACGGACCGGAAGGGCCACGATATGCGCTATGCCATCGACCCCACCAAGATCCACAACGAGCTGGGCTGGCTGCCGGAGACGAAGTTTGCCGACGGCATCAAAAAGACCATCCGGTGGTACCTGGAGAACCGGGAGTGGTGGGAGAACATCATCAGCGGAGAGTATCAGAATTACTATGAGCGGATGTACGGAAACCGGTAA